Proteins encoded within one genomic window of Lysinibacillus louembei:
- a CDS encoding transposase, with amino-acid sequence MLDMMNQVPVLKQPKYLLCDSWYTSRTIIEVALSKGIHVIGALKTNCMLYPQGIRTQTKQFATHIHRVHVQSNNRRDTT; translated from the coding sequence TTGTTAGACATGATGAATCAAGTACCCGTACTCAAACAGCCGAAGTATTTATTATGTGATAGTTGGTATACGTCACGTACAATCATCGAAGTTGCACTTTCTAAAGGGATACATGTCATCGGTGCACTCAAAACGAATTGTATGTTGTATCCACAAGGTATCCGTACTCAGACAAAACAATTCGCAACGCATATCCATAGAGTTCATGTACAGAGCAACAACAGGCGGGACACCACTTGA